A region from the Scylla paramamosain isolate STU-SP2022 unplaced genomic scaffold, ASM3559412v1 Contig2, whole genome shotgun sequence genome encodes:
- the LOC135096103 gene encoding ran-specific GTPase-activating protein-like, which translates to MAPEKTDPDDSVVSEEGGSTTGGVDGGEGGEHDPYFEPVVTLPEVFVVSDDDQEEEMIRLRCKLFRYHTSESPPEWKERGTGDIKILRNKQKKAQVRLVMRQDKTLKIRANHYITPYMELKPNCGSDRAFVWSVVADFADEEPKQELFAARFANAENARLFCETFDKARGIATVAEVRAREEEERRKTEEEDEDEEEEEEEDKEDTTTTTTTSTTTTTTTTTTTTATAKESEVVEDFKEMSVKE; encoded by the exons ATGGCACCTGAAAAG acggACCCTGATGACAGCGTGGTGAGCGAGGAGGGGGGGTCAACCACCGGAGGAGTcgatggaggagaagggggggagCATGACCCCTACTTTGAACCCGTGGTGACCTTGCCGGAAGTCTTTGTGGTCAGTGAtgatgaccaggaggaggaaatgataagact GCGGTGTAAACTATTCCGTTACCACACCTCCGAGTCGCCCCCAGAGTGGAAGGAGCGTGGAACAGGGGACATTAAAATCCTGAGGAACAAGCAGAAGAAGGCT caAGTTCGGCTCGTGATGAGGCAGGACAAGACTCTCAAGATCCGCGCGAACCACTACATCACCCCGTACATGGAACTAAAACCTAATTGTGGTAGTGATCGTGCATTTGTGTGGTCTGTGGTAGCTGACTTTGCTGACGAGGAACCCAAGCAGGAGCTGTTTGCTGCCCGCTTTGCTAATGCtgaga ATGCCCGTTTGTTTTGTGAGACGTTTGACAAAGCGAGAGGAATAGCAACAGTAGCTGAGGTAAGggcgagggaagaggaggagaggaggaagactgaggaggaagacgaggacgaggaggaggaggaggaggaagataaggaagatactactactactactactacttctactactactactactactactactactactactactgctactgcaaaAGAGAGTGAAGTTGTGGAGGATTTTAAAGAGATGTCtgtgaaagagtga